In one Lolium rigidum isolate FL_2022 chromosome 3, APGP_CSIRO_Lrig_0.1, whole genome shotgun sequence genomic region, the following are encoded:
- the LOC124696781 gene encoding cyclin-SDS-like has product MPPTMLAPVPTRPRSNLHRRRRGAAALLPGQIVTAAAAAGAKRPAESSTSASSSFRSVVVSTTSSAALDAQRPDKRPRRQDADAAEARPAASECSEIIGGGARPRPAPAEVEASESSCLGSVLESDLACPEHLADDADTTDYSSACCELTQSDAEEEVLSAPSPGDAFDSLTPLIDLTSPYSSDDDDADEDDDDDAAPSLTFSYFLDYAQQFVPCPHPKSHAVPDAAMPEVSGSRFEDLDDEESYEQFRLRERRGVMACDYGEVYGSMAGDHGRDVLMQRAVMVNWIMEYVDLRELQPETCFMGVGLMDRFLTRGYVEGTRNLQLLGIACVTLATRIEENQPYNSIMQNTFTVGINMYSRSEVVAMEWLVQEVLDFQCYVTTVHHFLWFYLKAAKADDKVKDLAKHLAFLSLLDHRHLSYWPSTVAASVVALACLATNKDSSCREVMEVCTQTHMRNKDDDLPECLMSLEWMVNYAS; this is encoded by the exons ATGCCTCCCACCATGCTCGCGCCGGTGCCGACGAGGCCGCGCTccaacctccaccgccgccggagaggggcgGCTGCCCTGCTCCCGGGCCAGAtcgtgacggcggcggcggcggcgggggcgaagCGGCCCGCGGAGTCCTCCacatcggcttcctcctccttccgCAGTGTGGTcgtctccaccacctcctccgccgccctcgACGCGCAGCGCCCCGACAAGAGGCCCCGGCGCCAGGACGCGGACGCGGCCGAGGCGCGCCCCGCGGCCTCCGAGTGCTCCgagatcatcggcggcggcgcgaggccgCGCCCCGCGCCCGCGGAGGTCGAGGCCTCCGAGTCGTCCTGCCTCGGCTCCGTCCTCGAGTCCGACCTCGCCTGCCCCGAGCACCTCGCCGACGACGCTGACACCACGGACTACTCCTCGGCCTGCTGCGAGCTCACGCAGTCCGACGCGGAGGAGGAGGTCCTCAGCGCCCCCAGCCCCGGCGACGCGTTCGACTCCCTCACCCCCCTCATCGACCTCACCTCCCCTtactcctccgacgacgacgacgccgacgaggatgacgacgacgacgccgcgccCTCCCTCACCTTCTCCTACTTCCTCGACTACGCCCAGCAATTCGTCCCCTGCCCGCACCCCAAGTCACACGCCGTCCCCGACGCCGCCATGCCAGAGGTGAGCGGTTCC CGGTTCGAGGACCTGGACGACGAGGAGAGCTACGAGCAGTTCCGGCTGCGCGAACGGCGCGGAGTGATGGCGTGCGACTACGGCGAGGTGTACGGCTCCATGGCAGGCGACCATGGCCGCGACGTCCTGATGCAGCGCGCTGTCATGGTGAACTGGATCATGGAG TATGTGGATTTGAGAGAGCTGCAGCCAGAGACATGTTTCATGGGAGTTGGACTGATGGACCGCTTCTTGACACGTGGATACGTAGAGGGCACTAGGAATCTGCAGTTGCTGGGTATCGCCTGCGTCACTCTGGCTACCCGCATCGAAGAGAACCAACCATACAATAG CATCATGCAGAACACTTTCACGGTAGGGATCAACATGTACAGCCGAAGTGAGGTCGTCGCCATGGAGTGGCTGGTTCAGGAGGTCCTCGACTTCCAATGCTATGTCACGACAGTCCACCATTTCCTCTG GTTCTATCTGAAGGCTGCAAAAGCAGACGACAAAGTGAAGGATTTGGCAAAACACCTGGCTTTCCTCTCCCTTCTGGACCATAGGCACCTCTCCTACTGGCCCTCCACCGTGGCCGCATCGGTGGTAGCCCTTGCTTGCCTTGCCACAAACAAGGACTCCTCCTGTAGGGAGGTAATGGAGGTATGTAC GCAGACTCACATGAGGAACAAGGACGACGATCTGCCTGAATGTTTAATG AGTCTCGAGTGGATGGTAAACTATGCTTCGTGA
- the LOC124697008 gene encoding pentatricopeptide repeat-containing protein At5g47360-like: MPPRLSLLRRLSTRRDTNLATLLAVLRSPQAPSTPLPHALSHAFPSPADAFPLHTLPDLLPRLPSPLLSLRFLLWRLPPSPTLPSPHTLSSVAASLPDLPSDVPLLLSTTQRPLPLPHYALLLAISALKHAHAGLFPVSLAILRHMRSFTISPDVACFHSALRVAGSPGDVSAVLDIMSTSGVDPTVPLIVTAVHKLAYGGDFEGARGLIDKMPEFGCVANVVVYTALFDGMRAFGDADAAMGLLEEMEGGGLGAGCVPNVVSYTCLVKCLCERGRMVEALSVLDRMVARGVMPNRVFVRTLVDGFCATGGDGSLDSAYDVVERLVVDGALSSGQCYNVLLVALSGAGMAGEAEGLAQRMMKKGVQLSPLGGSAMVRELCRGKRWLDACYWLRLMDDDGVLCDSDVYASVLLGLSEEEHVLEASALVRKAMDKGICIEASCADYLVQLPHQHGDEELESHVLGLRRSPQVLSH, encoded by the exons ATGCCGCCGCGCctctccctcctccgccgcctctccaCCCGCCGGGACACCAACCTCGCcaccctcctcgccgtcctccggTCACCACAGGCTCCATCTACGCCGCTCCCCCACGCCCTCTCCCACGCCTTCCCGTCTCCGGCAGACGCGTTTCCCCTGCACACGCTCCCCGatctcctcccgcgcctcccctCCCCGCTCCTCTCCCTCCGGTTCCTCCTCTGGCGCCTGCCCCCTTCCCCGACGCTGCCCTCCCCGCACACCCTCTCCTCGGtcgccgcctcgctcccggacctCCCCTCCGATGTGCCCCTCCTCCTCTCCACCACCCAGCGCCCGCTGCCCCTCCCGCACTACGCCCTCCTCCTCGCCATCTCTGccct TAAACACGCCCATGCCGGCCTCTTCCCCGTCTCCCTTGCCATCCTCCGCCACATGCGCTCCTTCACCATCTCGCCCGACGTGGCCTGCTTCCACTCCGCCCTCCGCGTCGCGGGCTCGCCCGGCGACGTCTCCGCCGTCCTGGACATCATGTCCACATCCGGCGTCGACCCGACCGTCCCCCTCATAGTCACCGCGGTGCATAAGCTGGCATACGGGGGCGACTTCGAGGGCGCCCGCGGCCTGATCGACAAAATGCCCGAGTTTGGATGCGTGGCCAATGTGGTGGTTTACACCGCGTTGTTCGACGGGATGCGCGCGTTCGGAGACGCGGATGCCGCGATGGGGCTGCTCGAGGAGATGGAGGGCGGCGGGCTGGGTGCCGGGTGCGTGCCCAACGTGGTGTCCTACACGTGTTTGGTGAAATGCCTGTGCGAAAGGGGTAGAATGGTGGAGGCTCTGAGCGTGCTGGATAGGATGGTGGCTAGAGGGGTGATGCCGAACCGCGTTTTTGTGCGGACGCTGGTCGATGGGTTTTGCGCGACTGGAGGGGATGGCTCGCTCGACAGCGCATATGATGTGGTGGAGCGTTTGGTCGTCGATGGAGCTTTGTCGAGTGGGCAGTGCTATAATGTCCTTCTGGTTGCCTTGTCCGGGGCTGGGATGGCAGGGGAAGCTGAAGGGCTCGCACAGAGGATGATGAAGAAAGGGGTGCAGCTGAGCCCGCTCGGGGGAAGTGCAATGGTGAGGGAGCTCTGCAGGGGCAAAAGGTGGTTGGATGCTTGCTATTGGTTGAGACTGATGGATGACGATGGGGTGCTCTGCGACTCTGATGTTTATGCTAGTGTGTTGCTTGGGCTGTCTGAGGAGGAGCATGTCCTTGAGGCCTCGGCGTTGGTGAGGAAGGCCATGGATAAGGGAATATGCATTGAGGCTTCATGCGCTGATTATTTGGTGCAGTTACCTCATCAACATGGTGATGAGGAGCTAGAATCACATGTATTAGGACTGAGGAGATCCCCTCAAGTATTGTCACATTGA